DNA sequence from the Bacillus mesophilus genome:
TGGTCAGGATTTTGGTATGAAGGATACAGACAGGCTTCTAAAGCAAATAGATATAAATACAACGGATACGTTGCTGCTGTTTACCAATAAAGGGAACTACCTATACTTACCGGTTCATGAGCTTCCAGATATTCGTTGGAAAGACCTTGGTCAGCACATCGCCAATATTGTACCTATTGAAAAGGATGAGCATATAGTAGAAGGAATCCCAGTGAAGGATTTTGAAACTCCACACTATCTCTTATTTGTCACGAAAAACGGTATGGTAAAGAAAACAGAGTTACATCAATATAAGGCACAACGTTATTCTAAACCATTAGTTGCAATTAATCTTAAAGACAAAGATGAAGTAGTGGATGTTCATATTTCCGATGGTACCCAGGATTTATTTATTGCTTCAAGCAGTGGGTATGCGCTTTGGTTTAGTGAAGAAGAGGTAAATCCGACAGGTGCCAGATCAGCAGGTGTTAAGGGAATTAACTTAAAAGACGGAGATTTTGTTGTATCCGGCGCTATGATCATTCCGGATCATCCGGTTAATTTAGTTCTTGTTACACAGCGTGGAGCCACTAAAAAAATGCCATTGTCAGAATTTGAAAAAGCAACAAGAGCAAAACGTGGAGTTATCATGCTTCGTGAGCTCAAAGCAAATCCTCACCGGATTATCAAAATTATTCCAGTTATAGATGATAAGCACATCATCTATATCCAAACAGAATCAAATCTGGTTGAAACGATTGATCCAGTAAAATTGAGATCTAATGATCGTTACTCTAATGGTTCTTTCATAGTAGACACAGATCATGCTGGAGTCGTTGAAACGGTGTGGAGAGAAAATAAGCCATCATCATAAAGTAGAATTAGAAAAACGAGTAAAGAAGATTTCCTTTACTCGTTTTTTTTGTAAGTGTCTAATATTGTCTAATGATTCGACCTTGATAAACATCTTCAATCGTTAGCTCTGAATTATGATCAAAGGACAATTGAATCATTTTAGTTAACAAATTTTCTTCAGCCATTGAATGTACATATAGAAAACTACGATCCTCACCTTCTATGTCTTCTACTTCTTCAAAAGACTTAAGGTTAAAAGAATCAACTCCTGAAGTAATCATACTTCTCAAGTGTTCTATATTTGAAGGATTAAAATTCTTTATACTACCCTTATACTCTTTAATAAAGTCCTCTAAATTCATGTGTGGATTCCTTCCTCTTTTTAGTTCCTGATAATAATATAAATCATATAAAGAATATATGCGATTGCTAAAATGGCGCCTTCTCTTTTTCCAATCCTAAAGCTAGTTCTTGAAAAGACGAGTAGAATTCCAGTTAGAATGATCATTAGAATAACATCAAAAAAGATTTTTGAATCTACGGGTAGTGGAGAAACTGTTGAAGCAGCACCTAGCACAAATAAGATATTAAAGATGTTACTGCCGACAATATTTCCTATTGCAATATCATTTGCTTTTTTCAATGCTGCTGTTACCGAAGTAATTAATTCTGGTAAGGATGTTCCAACCGCTACAATGGTTAGTCCGACTAATGTTTCACTCATTCCAAAAGCAAAGGCAATTTGTGTTGCACTATTAACAACTAAATCACCACCAAAAATAATTGCAGCTAAGCCACCAATCGTAAATAATAAGTTTTTCCCCCATAGCTTTTTGGGAGTTGCTTCAGTCGTTATGTCTTTACTTCTACTTTTCCTAGCAACCTCAAAAATGTAGTATAAGAAAATAGCAAAGAACAATAACAAAATTAACCCGTCACTTCTTGTAATAAAGTTCTCACTAACGAGTTGAAGTGTCATATCGCTAATTAAAATTAGCAGGGCTATACTTGCTAATAATGTAAAGGGGATTTCCTTTCTAATCGTTTCATTTTCAACTACTAGGGGGTTAATTAATGCGGTTACACCTATAACAAAGGTAATGTTAAAGATATTGCTACCAACAACATTTCCAATTGCAACGCCAGCATTATCTTCGAGTGCTGCAACGATACTAACTGTCGCTTCAGGAGAACTCGTTCCAAAAGCAACAATTGTTAAACCGATTAAAAGAGGCGAAACATTTAAGGATCTAGCAATTGATGAGGAACCTTCAACAAAATAGTCTGCTCCTTTAATGAGTAAAGCAAATCCGACAAGTAATAATATGTATGTGATAATAGCCAACCTCCTCTTATAGATGAATATGAACTCAAAATATTTACATATTATCCACCAATTATTAATTTCCCTAAAATAACCCAATCATATACATTAGTGTACCACAGTGACTTATACAATTCTAAAAGGGGCGACTTCATGTTGAAGCAAAATAAAAAAGACTGTCGTAAAACAGTCTTTGAGTTATTATTTTCTCATCAAATTTATTTTGATCCAGTTTAACACTTGCTTGTTCACGAGTGTAACGCCAAAGATGATACAAAGTCCACCGAGAGCAGAAGTGAGTATAATATGTTCATTCAATAAGATGATGGCTGCGATTAAAGTGACTAGTGGCTCCAGATACATTAACACTGAGACTTGTGTCGCTTCTAAAACCTCTAAGGCTTTCCCCCAGTACCAATAAGCAATTGCGGAGACAAATACGCCAAGAAAGAGTAAATGTAACCAGTCGGACATGGGTAAATTCTGAAGTGCAAGCCAACCTTTCATTTTATATGTAATAGGTAAAGTCAGGATAAATCCAATAAGGCTAGTCCAAAAGGTAACGGTTAATGCTGAATAAGGTAGGCTGAATTTCTTAATCAGAATCGAATAGACAGCCCAGTTAAACGTACTAAATATCATTAATACATACCCAATATTAGGTGATAGGGTGAGTTGTCCAGTACCTTGTGTAGTGACCAATAGGACACCTAAGACAGCTATGCTCATTCCGAGAAGCTTGTTTAAAGTAAATCTCTCAGATAAAAATATAACAGAAAGGATTGCTGTGAAGACGGGAGAAAAGGAAATTAACCAACCGGCGGCAGATGCATCAATATATAGAAGAGAGGATGCTTGTACTAATTGATGAACGAAAATGCCCAAGATAGCAAGGATAAAGATAAACTGAAGATGTTTAGCCCTAATCAAAATGTTTACTCTAAGAACAATTAAAAGGATTAATAGAAAAATAGACGCAATTCCAAACCTCATTGTAATAATGGTGTAAGGATCAAGTTCTTCCAATAAAGCCTTAGTGGAGACAAAAGAGATCCCCCAAAACGAAATAGATAGAAAAGCATAAATACTTGAAACCACCGCTAACCGATTCCCCATCTTAACACACCCAAATCTTTTATGATATCGTTTGCTAGTCCTACTTTATGATTATATGTGCTAGATTCTTTGATATAACTAAGGGATTTTTCGATAAACTAATTCAAAAGATTGGTTCGATTTACATTTATACAAACGCTCAATAAAAGGTAAATCAACAAAAAATAAAGTAACAAAAAATGTATTTACATTCCATATTTGGTAGATTATAATTAAAGTAATAAATTGATCGGAAAGAGAGGGATGTTTTATGAGAAAGCCAATTGTAAATAATCAGTTAACTAATTTCATATCACAGCCCTCGGCATATTTTTAACGTATTCTCCTTTAAATACGGAAAAGGACCATGGGCTGTGTATCTGGCTCATGGTATTTTTATGTCTATTTTTAGACCGTGAGAACGGTCTATTTTTAATGAAAAAAACAACATTCCGTAGGAGGAAACAACATTGAATTTAAAATCACTAGGTTGGAATAATGAACTACAATCTTTATTAGAACAATATAATAAGCAGAATTGGATTCCAGGAAGAGTCATCTTAGAACACAAAAGAATGTATCGAGTATTAACAGAAACAGGTGAATTATTAGCAGAAATTACTGGAAAGATGAGATTTCAAGCTGACGGAAGAGAAGATTTTCCAGCAGTAGGGGATTGGGTGCTTGTTACACCAAGGGCATCTGAGGGGAAAGCAACTATTCATGAAATTCTACCGAGATTTAGTAAGTTTTCTAGGAAGGTAGCTGGCTTGACTACTGAAGAGCAAATTGTTGCAACTAACATCAATACGATCTTCTTAGTAAATGCTTTAAATCAAGATTTTAACCTAAGACGTTTGGAGAGATACCTACTTTTAACTTGGGAAAGTGGGGCAAATCCTGTTATTGTATTGACTAAAGCTGACTTAGCTCTAAATATTGAACAAACAATTTCTGAGATTGAAGCAGTCGCCTTCGGAGTACCAGTTCATGTAACAAGTGCAAAAAATCATGAAGGATTAGAAGTCCTAAAGACATATTTGGAAGTGGGTCAAACCGTCGCTTTATTAGGTTCTTCAGGTGCAGGGAAATCCACCTTAACAAATTATTTACTTGGTGAACAAAAACAATTAGTTCAGGATATTAGGGATGAAGATGGAAAAGGCCGCCATACAACGACGCATAGAGAGCTAGTACATTTACCAACAGGTGGAATGATTATTGACACTCCAGGTATGAGAGAGCTACAGCTTTGGGAATCAGACGGAGCGATGAGTCAAAGCTTTTCTGATGTTGAAGAACTTGCAGATCAATGTTATTTCCGTGATTGTGAGCATAAAAATGAACCAAAATGTGCGGTTCGTGAAGCAATTGAAACGGGATCTCTTGATGAGGCACGCTTTTTAAGCTATACAAAGCTTCAACGTGAGTTGGCTTATTTAGAACGAAAAAACGATAAAAAAGCACAAATGGTTGAAAAGGATAAATGGAAGAAAATCGCTGGAGATCGAACAAGAGTTCACCGAAGATAAATTGTTTAAACTATTCCTGTTCTGATTTAAAGAAATCAGAGAACAGAAAAGGAGCTTAACTCACTATGGTTAAGCTCCTTTATCTTTTGAGAATTATTAATTTTTCAAGCTCGTACCTCTACGACTGGTATTTAGAGTGGTACTGTTTTGTTAAACCATTTCCTATTAGCGTGAAGGTGAGGATGGCAAAGCTGATTGCTAGTGTTGCAAAAAACGGAATCCAAATGGGTCCTCTCATATCACTAAGGATATTACCAAGTAGATTTGGCCACATAAGTGATGTGTTTTGAAAGACCCAGCTTCCATCTTCAAGTTGGACATGAACATGCGAAATGAAAAATTCAAAGAATCCGAGTTGAGCTAATATAACAAAGTTTCTAGCCAAATCTAAAGAAAAGCTAACAATTATATTTGGATAGAGCTGTGGGAAAAGATAACGGTTCACTAGCGCTAATGGCTTTGTTCCAAGTGATTTAGCTGCTGTCATATATTCATGTTTATATACCTTTCTGATTTCATCAACTAACGAGCTTGTCACCTTATTTAATTCAACAAGTGCAATAATTAGTACAACCAAATAAGGTCTTGATTCAGAAAATAATATAGGTGGTAAAGTCATGAAAATAATAATCGTTACAATCGAAGGTATATAAGTAAAAAGTCGATTACTTACTGCCAATAAAGAATGTGTACCTGCGATTTTATGAAAAGCTAGAAAAGAAAAAGGAATTCCTACTAAAAATCGAACAGAGCTTATTAAAAGGACATAAAGAAGAGTTTCCTTTGTACCCAACATAATGATACTAAATAAATCTCTTCCTAAATGATCCGTGCCAAATAAGTATTCACTGGAGGGACCAAAAGGTGGCATAATAGGTTTCTTTTCCTCATTTAACACATATAACACTCGTTCTAATTCCTTATCAACAAAGGGTAGAAGTTCAGCAAAAAGAGTAATATTGATTAAAATAAACAAGCCAACAAGACCAATCATTAATGGGATGTTTTTATAATACTTAGTCAATATGATGCACCTCACTTCTTGGAAGGACAATCTGTTTAAAAGTGTCCAATAATATCTTAGTAATAAAAATTATTGAAATAAAAGGGATTGCATAGGCAATTGCCCTAATATCATCATAACTAATAATGGCTTTAATAAATTGATAGCCAAGACCGTCATACGCAGAGAGCAATTCAATAATCGGAAGACTAGAAACCAGATATAAATAGGCTATAAAGGTGTGACCTAACATAGAAGGCCAGCTATTCCATAAGATATGTAAGTTTACAATTTTCTTATTGTGAATACCTTTAGATTTCGCTGTATTTATATAATCCTTATGAATTTCGTTTGTTAAGGTAGTAAGTAGTATTTTGGTTAAATAGTATGTCGGATAGATTGATAGAATAATAGAAGGCAAGATGAAATGAAACCACCTATCATTACCAAACAGATCAAACGAAAGTCCACTACTTCGACTCACTAAAATGAATACATATTGAACTAAAATAAAAATGAAAAAATCTGGTAGAGAGAATAATAGTGAAAACGGGTTGGTTTTCATCTCTAATCTAGCAGAAATCCGCTTTTTCATAATTAACAAACCAATCGAAAAACTTATTATAATCGTTAATAAAAAAGCAGGAACGATGAGTTCTAAACTTCTTTTGGTATACCTTTCAGTTAGTTCAGCGTATGTAATCCCTTCCGGAGCTTTTCCAAAACCATTATGATCCTTAATATATTGATAAAACGTATGAATCTTATTTTTATACTCTTCTAAGGTGAAGTTATATTCAACATCAATATGAAACCTAGAAGGTTGTATATATTGAGGTTCACGAGGAAGTAAAATAAATAAAATGATGAAAAGAGTAACCACAATATATAGAAATAGTAAAAAGGAAATGTTTTTAAGAAAATGCATGTTAACCCCCTGTAGTAAAACGCTTTACTAAAATAACAGATTAATTATAACATAATTGGTATTATTTGGGATTAATTAATTTTCTAACAGTGACACGATCATTTCGAAGTGACAAGGTTAGACACTATATGTTGAATATCATCGATAAAAAAGGAATTTCATTTTAAAAAAATACTAGTTTATTCGGTATAATAATATAAACAGTAAAAGGCGACTTGAAGATTAAAATACCGTCTAAACATATAGTCAATTAGGATGTAACGAAGGAGGAGCACAGCATGAATATTATACGAGGAAAAGTTGTAAAAGGAGTGGGCGAACGGTCACATTGGATGAAAAAACTTGAGAACTACTACTCTTCTAAGACTGGAATTAGGCTCTTTCCCGGTAGGCTTCAAATTCAGTTACTAGAAGCTTCTATCAAAAAATCTTCTCAATATCAAAACAAATTAACTTGGGATTCAAAACAAACTCATCATTCAAACACATGTTATATTAACGGAATAAAGGTTAGTTATTTAGAATCAAGTCAGAAGGAGATTGTAATTAACAATCAATTACAATCAATTATCGAGATTGTGACAGATCTAGAACTCATTGAGTCATTAGCCTTAGGACACGGTGATGAGGTAGAGGTTGCTATGCCAGCCGTAAAAGAGGTACTGCTACACTAGGGCGCGGATTATCCCTGCATTTAATTATTGATAGAAAAGATCTATATTCTTCTTTTCCTTAGCAATTTTTCTAGCTTCATTGTATGGTTCTATTCCCTCTTTTACTAGAATACATTTTAGTAGAGAAAAAGATAGAGGTGATAGAATTGGTGATGATTCGACATAAAGATGAGGAAAAATTAAAAAGCCACCTGCAATTTTTTTTTACAAAAGGTGGAGGTGTGTATACGATGGTTCACTCTCCTTATGATGACGAGGAATTTATTTATCATCTAATTAGCTTAGTAAATCACGAAATATTAGAAAGTTATGATGATCTACCTACTTTAGATCAAATCAAGCAAGAAATTGGAGAGTTTGAATGTGTTCATACTGATGCAGTCACAGTAGAAGAGAATACGAAGGAATAAAACAATAAAGAGTTTATGCCTAAACAGGCACCATCTCTCCCCCATAACAATAATTTGTATTGATGTTAAAAAGGGGAGGAATATTACAAAATGTTTTATCACATTAAAGAACTTCAATATAATGCTAAGCCATCTTGCCCAGATCCGTTATATGCTAAAAAGCTTCAGGAGCTTTTAGGCGGTCAATTCGGAGAAATATCAGTTATGATGCAATACTTATTTCAAGGATTTAATGGACGTGCAGATGCCAAGTACCGAGATCTGTTATTAGATATAGGAACTGAGGAGATGGCACACGTTGAAATGCTTGCAACGATGATTGCACGTTTACTTGATGGTGCACCTTGGGAAGACCAACAAGCAGCCTATTCAAACAATCCTGCAGTTGCAGCCATCATGGGTGGAATGAATCCACAACATGCAATTGTATCTGGGTTAGGTGCTATGCCAGTAGATAGTGTAGGAAATAGATGGACTGCAGCCTATATTGGCGCAAGCGGAAACTTGTTAGCTGATTTTAGAGCGAATCTAAATGCAGAATCACAAGGAAGATTACAAGCGGTTCGATTGTATGAACTAGCTGTAGATCCTGGTGTCAAAGATATGCTATCGTTTTTAATTGCTCGTGACACAGCTCACCAAAATCAATGGAAGGCTGCAATCGCTGAAATTGAAGCACGTGAAGGAGACATTGTTGTTCCAACAACTTTCCCACGTGAACTTGAAAAACAAGCGGTATCCTACGATCTTTATAACTTATCTCGTGGAGAAGCTAGTAGTAAAGGACGTTGGGCTCAAGGACCAGCACCAGACGGTCGCGGTGTGTTAAAGTATATTTCTGACCCTGTACCTTTTGGTCCAAAAGCAACTTTATCACCGGCACCACTTTATATTCATGACACATTGCCACATCCACTCCCACCAAACCTAGTCTAATTATAAGGCTGCATTGTTGCAGCCTTTTTTTAGTGCTAAACTAAGAGAGTAATAGATAGAAAACTTATGAAAGCGTGATAATGTGTGAAAAAAGTTTTTCCGTTTGTTGAGACAGTTATGGTCGCATTCATAGGCGGTCTTTTATTTACATTTCTTCATTTACCCTTAGCTTGGATGCTCGGTTCATTGCTCGCAGTCGTACTCTGGAAGCTTGTAATGAAACGGGAGGTTGTTAGTAAACCAATTACAAGAAATGGGGCTTTAGTGATTATCGGATATATGTTAGGTATTTCTTTTACATATGATACATTAGTGCAGATGGTAAAAATGTTACCTGCCATGTTTACGACTACCATTTTACTTATATGTTTTTCTATGTTAGTTTCAGTATTTATTGTAAAATTTATTGGGATTTCTTTTAAGACAGCTTTTATTGGGATGATGCCAGGTGGGTTTTCTCAAATGGTGCTGTTAGGTGAAGAGTTAGAGGAAGTAGATGTGACAAGTGTTACATTATTTCAGCTCATCCGTCTCCTTTCAGTCATCTATCTTGTACCAGCAATTGTAAGGATTGATTGGTTTAGTAACACTACTGAAGTTAGTGTAACAGGAACGTTTTCGCCAGAGAGCAGCACTTTGATGGAAGTCATTCTTTTTATCGTTGTTACAGGTGTATCCTCGTTTCTTGCAGTAAAAAGCAACCTTCCAACACCATACTTAGTAGGTCCAATAATTGGTTGCGCCATTTTTGTTGTGGTGGGATTTACACCGTTCTATATTCCAGAGTTTCTACTCGTTGCAGCCCAGATTTTCTTGGGCATTCATATAGGAAAAATGGTTGATCCTAATAAACTTAAAAACTGGAAATTATTTGGTGTCGGCGCATTAATTGCTTGTTTCATTTTGTTATTATCAACCATTTTAATAGCTGTATTATTGCAGTGGGTTTATCC
Encoded proteins:
- a CDS encoding ABC transporter permease subunit, which gives rise to MHFLKNISFLLFLYIVVTLFIILFILLPREPQYIQPSRFHIDVEYNFTLEEYKNKIHTFYQYIKDHNGFGKAPEGITYAELTERYTKRSLELIVPAFLLTIIISFSIGLLIMKKRISARLEMKTNPFSLLFSLPDFFIFILVQYVFILVSRSSGLSFDLFGNDRWFHFILPSIILSIYPTYYLTKILLTTLTNEIHKDYINTAKSKGIHNKKIVNLHILWNSWPSMLGHTFIAYLYLVSSLPIIELLSAYDGLGYQFIKAIISYDDIRAIAYAIPFISIIFITKILLDTFKQIVLPRSEVHHID
- the rsgA gene encoding ribosome small subunit-dependent GTPase A, producing the protein MNLKSLGWNNELQSLLEQYNKQNWIPGRVILEHKRMYRVLTETGELLAEITGKMRFQADGREDFPAVGDWVLVTPRASEGKATIHEILPRFSKFSRKVAGLTTEEQIVATNINTIFLVNALNQDFNLRRLERYLLLTWESGANPVIVLTKADLALNIEQTISEIEAVAFGVPVHVTSAKNHEGLEVLKTYLEVGQTVALLGSSGAGKSTLTNYLLGEQKQLVQDIRDEDGKGRHTTTHRELVHLPTGGMIIDTPGMRELQLWESDGAMSQSFSDVEELADQCYFRDCEHKNEPKCAVREAIETGSLDEARFLSYTKLQRELAYLERKNDKKAQMVEKDKWKKIAGDRTRVHRR
- a CDS encoding AbrB family transcriptional regulator translates to MKKVFPFVETVMVAFIGGLLFTFLHLPLAWMLGSLLAVVLWKLVMKREVVSKPITRNGALVIIGYMLGISFTYDTLVQMVKMLPAMFTTTILLICFSMLVSVFIVKFIGISFKTAFIGMMPGGFSQMVLLGEELEEVDVTSVTLFQLIRLLSVIYLVPAIVRIDWFSNTTEVSVTGTFSPESSTLMEVILFIVVTGVSSFLAVKSNLPTPYLVGPIIGCAIFVVVGFTPFYIPEFLLVAAQIFLGIHIGKMVDPNKLKNWKLFGVGALIACFILLLSTILIAVLLQWVYPISLGTAFLSTAPGGIAEMGLTAQAIGADLSIVAGFQLFRIFFILFLVPPVLVWIFKKQHALGR
- a CDS encoding DUF6407 family protein; this translates as MNLEDFIKEYKGSIKNFNPSNIEHLRSMITSGVDSFNLKSFEEVEDIEGEDRSFLYVHSMAEENLLTKMIQLSFDHNSELTIEDVYQGRIIRQY
- a CDS encoding peptide ABC transporter permease; translation: MTKYYKNIPLMIGLVGLFILINITLFAELLPFVDKELERVLYVLNEEKKPIMPPFGPSSEYLFGTDHLGRDLFSIIMLGTKETLLYVLLISSVRFLVGIPFSFLAFHKIAGTHSLLAVSNRLFTYIPSIVTIIIFMTLPPILFSESRPYLVVLIIALVELNKVTSSLVDEIRKVYKHEYMTAAKSLGTKPLALVNRYLFPQLYPNIIVSFSLDLARNFVILAQLGFFEFFISHVHVQLEDGSWVFQNTSLMWPNLLGNILSDMRGPIWIPFFATLAISFAILTFTLIGNGLTKQYHSKYQS
- a CDS encoding manganese catalase family protein, with the translated sequence MFYHIKELQYNAKPSCPDPLYAKKLQELLGGQFGEISVMMQYLFQGFNGRADAKYRDLLLDIGTEEMAHVEMLATMIARLLDGAPWEDQQAAYSNNPAVAAIMGGMNPQHAIVSGLGAMPVDSVGNRWTAAYIGASGNLLADFRANLNAESQGRLQAVRLYELAVDPGVKDMLSFLIARDTAHQNQWKAAIAEIEAREGDIVVPTTFPRELEKQAVSYDLYNLSRGEASSKGRWAQGPAPDGRGVLKYISDPVPFGPKATLSPAPLYIHDTLPHPLPPNLV
- a CDS encoding DMT family transporter codes for the protein MGNRLAVVSSIYAFLSISFWGISFVSTKALLEELDPYTIITMRFGIASIFLLILLIVLRVNILIRAKHLQFIFILAILGIFVHQLVQASSLLYIDASAAGWLISFSPVFTAILSVIFLSERFTLNKLLGMSIAVLGVLLVTTQGTGQLTLSPNIGYVLMIFSTFNWAVYSILIKKFSLPYSALTVTFWTSLIGFILTLPITYKMKGWLALQNLPMSDWLHLLFLGVFVSAIAYWYWGKALEVLEATQVSVLMYLEPLVTLIAAIILLNEHIILTSALGGLCIIFGVTLVNKQVLNWIKINLMRK
- a CDS encoding calcium/sodium antiporter produces the protein MTYILLLVGFALLIKGADYFVEGSSSIARSLNVSPLLIGLTIVAFGTSSPEATVSIVAALEDNAGVAIGNVVGSNIFNITFVIGVTALINPLVVENETIRKEIPFTLLASIALLILISDMTLQLVSENFITRSDGLILLLFFAIFLYYIFEVARKSRSKDITTEATPKKLWGKNLLFTIGGLAAIIFGGDLVVNSATQIAFAFGMSETLVGLTIVAVGTSLPELITSVTAALKKANDIAIGNIVGSNIFNILFVLGAASTVSPLPVDSKIFFDVILMIILTGILLVFSRTSFRIGKREGAILAIAYILYMIYIIIRN
- a CDS encoding DUF120 domain-containing protein, with the protein product MNIIRGKVVKGVGERSHWMKKLENYYSSKTGIRLFPGRLQIQLLEASIKKSSQYQNKLTWDSKQTHHSNTCYINGIKVSYLESSQKEIVINNQLQSIIEIVTDLELIESLALGHGDEVEVAMPAVKEVLLH